One Drosophila subpulchrella strain 33 F10 #4 breed RU33 unplaced genomic scaffold, RU_Dsub_v1.1 Primary Assembly Seq16, whole genome shotgun sequence DNA window includes the following coding sequences:
- the LOC119559027 gene encoding histone-lysine N-methyltransferase SETD1, translated as MAEMQDIRENTFISNSGSNHVTFLSNTKMPRNFKLLADPQLVKCGARLYRYDGVVPGDPAYSTITPRDPRNPLTRIRARAVDPLLLRIPRFVIDSDYVGQPPAIEVTLVNLNDNIDKQFLSNMLDKCGTSDEINIYHHPITNKHMGIARIVFENTKGARQFVEKYNQKSVMGKVLNVFCDPFGTILKKTLDNLTNPVVAKPLTGIKMTHQSTFQHVAPQDDEFSRMENDAGNLVKCAYSSIQINTESEERARDRNWDRDKERERDHHLKDRSRHSAEQSYNRGMREKYPTSVRHDRNFYRRRSRDLSPEIQRNRLFITKERVRDPDQRPREYCRSREKDSFRESKRSRDKCRDQSREKRGHRYSSSKDREYREKEIDRRDRDSLKYYKRCSLHEYTETDVRNSTNTKKHYYSGLSGSSLPDETFGFTNSSYSSIENVKTWSDRRRWTAPQPNFQPVPPPPPPPEEEENWDEDELKLKQKFIKQSANAKQQSPKGTNMNYMTSTKTATESNSEPGNVDLDTRIALIFKGKTFGNAPPFLQMDSSDSDTDKKPDVSFENNSDSNKSEKKMKSHVRNTKALQQPNGASDISSDEEILIRKDRSKNSFTSEKEKLDDNMSLSSLSSHEDPIQSVLTLEDGEYKRPIVSSSYMYPNSSDQNQFYYHSSGYGHYPSGIPPDSAFASRFAAYIQSDYLKGVGSFHFDSFAEPYDYHMINVSDQNNGIPLKVKKVINYIVEELKQILKRDVNKRMIEITAFKHFETWWDEHTLKSRPKPLADIAESTYNTTSNFLKETTYNEKPPDISHIINTQREIADFQTFSSISLRAAMPKLPSFRRVRKHSSPIPDTGTFLERDLSDQEEMVQRSDSEKEDSNMGSSDTTARSNLRSEVSNHDSDVNSKRKGSASSFFSSPSSSSEAEYEGIECDEKEGTSENDLQDEHNQKNRHQRKKKMKKRSRGVLRDNENVDLRNIFSDSDEYRKNDITKRTKKSNIYSDTDEDNEDTKLKNLLPALKENKMSSIPSDLEDISKDSCCELREIEIDPAFESEHQSTPKISEEYRRSITPVPPPGYNEEAIQKLDDCERKSVFDYNRIYSDSEEEREYQEKRRRNTEYMAQIEREFLEEQEKKFDIVLDENLPLSNPISKSRKSPIYKNEDKSTLQTNLGFTSLNYNVNLEPDKDNESDANKDGEVILNGCYQMCENSKNETKISQSPASSDGGSSQASQASQVALEHCYSLPPHAQTVPFGGIPSGTLNDSNSMLDRKSANIIIVDQMTRSGPGRPRKDTIRSQRKKKDSIPRIPNVKNKIAPITDAIAELARKTANFVPCEMYKARDQNEEMVILYTFLTKGIDAEDINFIKLSYSDHLQKEPYAMFLNNTHWVDHCTTDRAFWPPPQKKRRKDDELLRHKTGCARTEGFYKLDLREKAKHKYHHAKANTEDSHNEDRSDEPTALTNHHHNKLISKMQGISREARSNQRRLLTAFGSMGESELLKFNQLKFRKKQLKFAKSAIHDWGLFAMEPIAADEMVIEYVGQMIRPVVADLRETKYEAIGIGSSYLFRIDMETIIDATKCGNLARFINHSCNPNCYAKVITIESEKKIVIYSKQPIGINEEITYDYKFPLEEEKIPCLCGAQGCRGTLN; from the exons ATGGCAGAGATGCAGGACATTCGTGAGAATACCTTTATCAGCAATTCCGGCAGCAACCATGTTACGTTTCTGTCCAACACAAAAATGCCCCGCAACTTTAAACTATTAGCTGATCCGCAGTTGGTAAAATGTGGCGCCAGGCTATACCGCTACGATGGCGTTGTGCCCGGAGACCCTGCCTATTCGACAATAACACCCAGGGATCCGCGGAATCCCCTGACTCGCATACGTGCCAGGGCTGTTGATCCTCTTCTACTTCGTATTCCTAG ATTTGTCATCGATTCCGACTATGTGGGCCAGCCACCTGCAATCGAAGTTACTCTGGTTAACTTAAATGATAACATCGACAAGCAGTTTCTTTCTAACATGTTGGACAAGTGTGGAACCTCCgatgaaataaatatttaccatCATCCAATTACAAACAAACATATGGGCATTGCAAGAATCGTGTTTGAAAATACAAAGGGAGCACGGCAGTTTGTTGAGAAATACAATCAAAAATCCGTAATGGGAAAG GTCCTAAATGTGTTCTGCGACCCTTTTGGTactattttaaagaaaacacTTGATAATCTTACAAATCCTGTTGTGGCAAAACCATTGACAGGTATTAAAATGACGCACCAATCGACTTTTCAGCACGTTGCTCCCCAAGATGACGAATTCAGTCGAATGGAAAACGATGCTGGCAATCTTGTAAAATGTGCATACAGCTCTATTCAAATCAATACTGAAAGTGAAGAGCGTGCTAGGGATCGAAACTGGGATCGCGATAAGGAAAGGGAAAGAGATCACCACTTGAAGGACAGGAGTCGACATTCAGCAGAGCAAAGTTATAATCGTGGAATGCGGGAAAAGTATCCAACCTCCGTAAGGCATGATCGCAACTTCTACCGTCGGCGGTCTAGAGATCTAAGCCCAGAAATTCAGCGTAATAGATTGTTCATAACAAAAGAAAGAGTTAGAGACCCAGACCAACGGCCGCGCGAGTATTGTCGTTCCAGGGAGAAAGATTCATTTCGCGAATCTAAAAGATCTCGCGACAAATGCCGAGACCAATCCAGAGAAAAAAGAGGACATCGTTATAGCTCATCAAAAGATCGAGAGTATCGCGAAAAAGAAATCGATCGAAGGGATCGTGACAGTCTTAAGTATTATAAGCGCTGCTCCCTACATGAATATACTGAAACTGATGTCAGAAACTcaacaaacacaaaaaaacattACTATTCTGGACTTTCTGGCTCCAGTTTGCCTGACGAAACTTTCGGATTTACCAATTCTTCTTACTCTTCGATCGAAAATGTTAAGACATGGTCAGACCGTAGAAGATGGACAGCGCCTCAGCCTAACTTCCAGCCAGTACCGCCTCCTCCACCACCTCCAGAAGAGGAAGAAAATTGGGATGAAGATGAACTTaaacttaaacaaaaattCATTAAGCAATCCGCCAACGCAAAACAACAATCGCCAAAGGGAACAAATATGAATTATATGACTTCAACAAAGACGGCGACAGAATCGAATTCCGAACCAGGGAACGTAGATTTAGATACTCGGATAGCCTTAATATTTAAAGGAAAGACTTTTGGTAATGCACCACCTTTTCTTCAAATGGATAGTAGCGATTCGGACACAGATAAAAAACCGGATGTGTCTTTTGAAAATAATTCCGATTCAAACAAGTCAGAAAAGAAAATGAAGTCGCACGTAAGGAATACGAAAGCTTTACAACAACCCAATGGAGCAAGTGATATATCAAGTGACGAGGAAATATTAATTAGGAAGGACAGGTCTAAAAACAGTTTTACAAgtgaaaaagaaaaacttgATGACAATATGTCTTTATCAAGTTTATCTTCCCATGAGGATCCTATCCAAAGTGTATTGACTTTGGAAGATGGGGAATATAAGAGACCTATTGTGTCGTCGTCTTACATGTATCCAAATTCATCAGatcaaaatcaattttattacCATTCTTCTGGCTATGGACATTATCCTTCCGGTATACCGCCGGACTCTGCTTTTGCTAGCCGATTTGCCGCCTACATACAGTCCGATTACTTGAAAGGCGTTGGGTCATTTCATTTTGATTCGTTTGCTGAGCCCTATGACTACCATATGATTAATGTTTCGGACCAGAATAATGGGATACCCCTAAAGGTCAAAAAGGTTATAAACTATATTGTCGAAGAGTTAAAGCAGATTTTAAAAAGAGATGTAAATAAGCGCATGATTGAAATAACGGCATTTAAACATTTTGAGACATGGTGGGACGAGCATACATTAAAATCTCGACCAAAACCACTAGCCGATATTGCAGAATCAACCTACAATACAACTTCAAATTTCCTCAAAGAAACTACGTATAACGAGAAGCCTCCAGATATTAGTCATATAATTAATACGCAACGGGAAATCGCAGATTTTCAAACGTTCTCAAGTATAAGTTTAAGAGCGGCAATGCCCAAGTTACCATCGTTTCGGCGTGTAAGGAAACACTCTAGTCCAATTCCGGACACGGGAACTTTTTTGGAAAGAGATTTAAGTGACCAAGAGGAAATGGTACAACGTTCAGACTCAGAAAAGGAAGATTCTAATATGGGCAGCTCTGATACGACAGCACGCTCAAATTTAAGGAGTGAAGTTTCAAACCATGACTCTGATGTAAATTCAAAACGAAAAGGAAGTGCTTCCAGCTTTTTTTCTTCTCCATCCTCATCTAGTGAAGCCGAGTATGAGGGCATCGAATGTGATGAAAAGGAAGGAACGAGTGAAAACGATCTTCAAGATGAACATAATCAAAAAAATCGGCATCAACGGAAAAAAAAGATGAAGAAAAGAAGCCGAGGGGTTTTAAGAGataatgaaaatgttgacctAAGAAACATATTTTCAGACTCTGATGAGTACAGAAAAAACGACATAACAAAGCGcacaaaaaaaagtaatatttaTTCCGATACCGATGAAGATAATGAAGATACTAAATTGAAAAATTTGTTGCCTGCgttaaaagaaaacaaaatgtcATCTATTCCATCTGATCTCGAAGATATAAGTAAAGATAGTTGCTGCGAATTGCGCGAAATCGAGATAGATCCCGCATTTGAGTCTGAGCATCAAAGTACGCCAAAAATAAGTGAAGAATATCGTCGCTCTATTACACCTGTACCGCCACCGGGCTACAAtgaagaggccattcaaaagctAGATGACTGTGAACGAAAGTCAGTTTTTGACTATAATAGAATTTACAGCGACTCTGAGGAAGAGCGAGAGTACCAGGAAAAAAGAAGAAGGAATACTGAATACATGGCCCAAATTGAAAGAGAATTTTTAGAAGAACAGGAGAAAAAGTTTGACATTGTTTTGGATGAAAACTTGCCATTGTCCAATCCTATTTCAAAAAGCAGAAAGTCCCCAATTTATAAGAATGAAGATAAATCTACCTTGCAAACTAATTTAGGCTTCACAAGCTTAAATTATAATGTAAATCTAGAACCTGATAAGGACAACGAATCAGACGCCAATAAAGATGGTGAGGTAATTTTAAATGGTTGTTACCAAATGTGCGAAAATTCCAAAAACGaaaccaaaatatctcaatCACCAGCATCTTCAGACGGCGGCTCCAGCCAAGCATCGCAGGCCAGTCAGGTTGCGCTGGAACATTGTTATTCGTTACCGCCTCACGCTCAGACAGTTCCCTTTGGCGGTATTCCATCTGGAACTTTAAATGATAGTAACTCTATGTTGGATCGAAAATCTGCTAACATTATAATTGTTGATCAAATGACTAGGTCAGGCCCAGGCAGACCTCGAAAGGATACTATTCGTtctcaaagaaaaaaaaaagattcaaTTCCGCGGATACCTAATGTGAAGAATAAAATAGCCCCAATTACAGATGCTATAGCCGAGTTGGCGCGAAAAACAGCCAATTTTGTACCTTGTGAGATGTATAAAGCTCGTGATCAGAATGAGGAAATGGTAATTTTATACACTTTTCTAACTAAAGGCATCGATGCAGAAGATATTAACTTCATAAAATTGAGCTATTCGGACCATTTGCAAAAGGAGCCATACGC TATGTTTTTAAACAACACCCATTGGGTGGATCACTGTACAACAGACCGAGCTTTTTGGCCTCCACCACAAAAAAAACGTAGGAAAGATGACGAACTATTGCGCCATAAAACTGGATGTGCTCGAACTGAAGGTTTTTACAAATTAGATTTACGAGAAAAGGCTAAACACAAGTACCATCATGCTAAAGCCAATACAGAAGATTCCCATAATGAAGACCGTAGCGATGAACCTACAGCACTCACCAATCACCACCATAATAAACTAATATCAAAAATGCAAGGAATTTCACGTGAAGCGCGCTCAAACCAACGCCGACTTTTAACTGCTTTTGGTTCGATGGGTGAGTCCGagcttttaaaatttaatcaGCTCAAGTTTCGGAAAAAGCAGCTTAAGTTTGCAAAATCGGCAATACATGACTGGGGATTATTTGCAATGGAGCCTATAGCTGCCGACGAAATGGTTATTGAATACGTTGGTCAAATGATTAGACCCGTTGTTGCAGATCTTAGGGAAACAAAGTACGAAGCGATTGGAATTGGCAGTTCCTATTTGTTTCGAATCGACATGGAAACTATTATCGATGCAACTAAATGTGGAAACTTAGCACGATTTATAAATCACAGTTGCAAT CCGAACTGCTATGCAAAGGTCATTACAATTGAGTCTGAAAAGAAGATAGTTATATATTCAAAGCAACCAATTGGAATCAACGAGGAAATTACGTACGATTATAAATTTCCATTGGAAGAAGAAAAAATACCTTGCCTATGTGGCGCTCAAGGATGTCGGGGTACACTTAACTAA